The proteins below come from a single Alkalispirillum mobile genomic window:
- the lnt gene encoding apolipoprotein N-acyltransferase, which translates to MRGLDALNRRPWLAAGLALLAGAALPLAFAPFHWFPLAVLSPALLFLLAAVLAPRAARWSAWAWGVGYFGVGVSWVYVSIHQFGGAPPLLAGLTTAAFVLALALFPVLLVEAARRLARPGSGLHLWLALPAVWVLLEWVRGWLFTGFPWLLLGYSQLDTPWVGWAPVLGVLGMGAWLAVLAGGLAWACLQPRQAVRWGALASAAVAFAVAGWGLDREWSQPAGEPLQVAMVQGNMSQDIKWLPEYLGPTLERYETRTRPYAGRVDVMVWPETAVPAFLHQVEADWLRPLADELRDEGTELLVGLPVYEREADAIYNSLVAPAGEPQAYHKHHLVPFGEYVPLRDWLGSTLDVLGAPLADFTRGPRPEPLTVQGQPVGAAICYEVVYGATIARLARDSRWLVNVSNDAWFGQSLAPHQHLQKARWRAREVERPLVRSTNTGISAFIGHDGGVEKALPRLELADGAHPVQGREGLTPYARWLDWPVMGVVLLAVVGLIGRRWWRHRTG; encoded by the coding sequence ATGCGCGGGCTGGACGCCTTGAACCGCCGGCCCTGGCTGGCGGCAGGCCTCGCGCTGCTGGCCGGCGCGGCCCTGCCGCTGGCCTTCGCACCCTTCCACTGGTTTCCGCTGGCGGTGCTCTCGCCAGCCCTGCTGTTCCTGCTGGCCGCGGTGCTCGCCCCGCGTGCCGCCCGCTGGTCCGCCTGGGCCTGGGGCGTCGGCTACTTCGGCGTGGGTGTCTCCTGGGTGTACGTCAGCATCCACCAGTTCGGCGGCGCCCCGCCGCTGCTGGCCGGCCTGACAACGGCCGCTTTTGTCCTCGCCCTGGCGCTGTTTCCGGTGCTGCTGGTGGAGGCCGCCCGTCGGCTGGCCCGGCCCGGCAGTGGTTTGCACCTGTGGCTGGCCCTGCCCGCGGTCTGGGTGCTGCTGGAATGGGTGCGCGGTTGGCTCTTCACCGGCTTCCCCTGGTTGCTCCTCGGCTACAGCCAGCTGGACACCCCCTGGGTGGGCTGGGCGCCGGTGCTGGGCGTGCTGGGCATGGGGGCGTGGCTGGCGGTGTTGGCCGGTGGCCTGGCGTGGGCGTGTCTGCAGCCCCGGCAGGCGGTGCGTTGGGGCGCGCTGGCCAGCGCCGCGGTGGCCTTCGCGGTGGCCGGCTGGGGCCTGGACCGGGAGTGGAGTCAGCCGGCCGGCGAGCCGCTGCAGGTGGCCATGGTCCAGGGCAACATGAGCCAGGACATCAAGTGGCTGCCGGAGTACCTGGGGCCTACCCTGGAGCGCTACGAGACCCGCACCCGCCCCTACGCCGGCCGTGTCGACGTGATGGTCTGGCCGGAGACGGCCGTGCCCGCCTTTCTCCACCAGGTGGAGGCCGACTGGCTGCGCCCCCTGGCCGACGAGCTGCGCGACGAGGGCACCGAGCTGCTGGTGGGGCTCCCGGTCTACGAGCGCGAGGCGGACGCCATCTACAACAGCCTGGTTGCCCCGGCGGGCGAGCCGCAGGCCTACCACAAGCACCACCTCGTGCCGTTCGGCGAGTACGTGCCGTTACGCGATTGGCTGGGCAGTACCCTGGACGTGCTGGGCGCACCGCTGGCCGATTTCACCCGGGGCCCGCGCCCCGAGCCCTTGACGGTGCAGGGGCAACCGGTGGGGGCCGCCATCTGCTACGAGGTGGTCTACGGTGCCACCATCGCCCGTCTGGCCCGGGACTCGCGCTGGCTGGTGAACGTCTCCAACGACGCCTGGTTCGGTCAGTCGCTGGCGCCGCACCAGCACCTGCAAAAGGCGCGCTGGCGTGCCCGTGAGGTGGAACGACCACTGGTGCGGTCCACCAATACCGGCATCTCCGCGTTCATCGGCCACGACGGTGGGGTGGAAAAGGCGCTGCCCCGTTTGGAGCTGGCTGACGGGGCGCACCCGGTGCAGGGGCGTGAGGGGCTGACGCCCTATGCCCGCTGGCTGGACTGGCCGGTGATGGGCGTGGTGTTGTTGGCCGTCGTGGGGCTGATCGGCCGGCGGTGGTGGCGCCACCGCACCGGCTGA
- a CDS encoding zinc ribbon-containing protein, with protein MSDERKKEEQQHLLRGYDRMLDRIRERLKGERQSVRDALQWAKEQAVELGELTRDEAENIAEYLRRDVEEAGRFLAHTEERDLRGWFRMDLQILENWLWDAFSSVADRTRMEWLEFQRTGHVREAYRTGEITGPGVLECEDCGRTMTFSKTGHVPPCSSCNGTRFVRRTGWDQEEEENAS; from the coding sequence ATGAGCGACGAACGGAAAAAGGAAGAGCAACAACACCTGCTGCGCGGCTACGACCGCATGCTGGACCGCATCCGCGAGCGCCTGAAGGGCGAGCGGCAGAGCGTCCGCGACGCCCTGCAGTGGGCCAAGGAGCAGGCCGTGGAGTTGGGCGAGCTGACCCGGGACGAGGCGGAGAACATCGCCGAGTACCTGCGCCGCGACGTGGAGGAGGCCGGGCGCTTTCTGGCCCACACCGAGGAGCGCGACCTGCGCGGCTGGTTCCGCATGGACCTGCAGATACTGGAAAACTGGCTGTGGGATGCCTTTTCCTCGGTGGCCGACCGCACCCGCATGGAGTGGCTGGAGTTCCAGCGTACCGGGCACGTGCGCGAGGCGTACCGCACCGGCGAGATCACCGGCCCCGGCGTGCTGGAGTGCGAGGACTGCGGCCGCACCATGACCTTCAGCAAGACCGGCCACGTGCCCCCCTGCTCCTCCTGCAACGGCACCCGCTTTGTGCGCCGCACCGGCTGGGACCAGGAAGAGGAAGAGAACGCCAGCTGA